The Bradyrhizobium diazoefficiens nucleotide sequence CTGGATTATCGGCGCGGGCTGCCCTGCTTTAATCATGTGAAGCTGCGGTTCGGCCGAATATCTGGTGCGTGCGAGCGGGTCAGGAAGCGTTTGCACTTCCTCGCACGTGGTCGGAGCGGCGGCGCTGCCGCCGCCCGCGTCGACCTGAGCGCGCGAGCACCGGCAGCGGGGCCGCGCGGGTGGAGCATTCGGGCGCATCTTTTGCGGGCTCCGGACGGCTGGGGCGCGCTTCCATGAATTCCAAGACGGCGCGTCCCTTTTTCGTTATGCGCCACCCGCCGTTCATACGTTCAATCAGGGCTTGCGAGAAGATGTCAAGGTCGGGCATGAGCGAACCCAGTCGTCGGGTGCGTTCGGCCCAATCGCTACCGCTGGTCGCCAGGATCGCCATGTCGCGCTTCAAGTCCGCCATCACGGCAAACCCGTCCGGATAGCTCACCAGGATCTTAAGAACTGTGACCTGGAAGTTCACCCCGTCCTCTTGTGACTAACGCCACATCGTCGACGGCTTCGAGAGCGCGTCGCGGCGAACCTGCGTTACACAGTCGGACGACGTCTCTCCCTGAGTGGCTGCTTTCAGGATTTTTGAGGCGACATTGGTCTGGCCGTCGGTGTCGCACCGGGACACATACTCGCAGATATCGTCAGCAACCATGCGCATGAGAGCAAGTATGACCGCCTGAATGTCGATGAACTAAAACTCATATAAACAGAATAAGCCGGAAGCCAAGCTACGCCTCGGGATCGCAAGCTGCAACACCCCCTCGAGGATACTGGTCATAGTCCGAGGAGTCACACCGCATACAACACGGCGACTGGGTGTCGACCACGTCCGGGGTGATATCGGATTTTAACGCCGTATGGGCCGCCATTTCGTTCCGCATAGGGCCGAGCCTCCCACGGCATTGCCGCCGATGACGGGCCGTTGGCCCGGACGTGAGGAAACGCGGGTCGATGGGCGCCGATCATCAAGGTCGGCACAATTCGCCGGATTCAGGCGGCTGCCGGTTGCCTCCGATTACCCCAGTTCATGATGCAGCTGCCGACCCAACCGCCGACGGCGCCATCCTGACAACCATCATCATCGACATGTCCATCAGGCAACACAGCATCACAATAGCTACGAGGCGCTATCCGCCACACCAAGGCTGTTACCGCGGCGTGGTTTCATAGTCGGCGCCGTTCGGTGGCCGGACGCGCAATCGCCACGGTCGTCATATCGCGGGAATAGATGGGCGCCTTACCCGGCTCGGTGAAAGCAACATTCGGATCGCACCAATTCACGCGAGGCGTCGATCAGGGCTTCCTTTTACCTTGGCGTTACCGACCGCGACGACTTTGACGTCTGGCGCCGACGGCCAACTCTCCTGGTTCGGTGACTGGCGGCAAAACGAGCGAGATCGCTGACCACGTCCCCTTCGTCCTCGCCAACGGTCCGGAAGGTCTGATCGTGACCGTCCTCGCGGACCGGGTCTCCGAACTGGCGGCCCGCTGCCAAGCGTGTCACGATTTATCAATCGGCCGATAGCCAGCTGTTGGCCGATGAGGTTCATATGGGATCCCTATGTCGGCAGCGGCAACCTCGGTGCGCTATCCGTCCTCGCAACAGCGCCACTTGGCGTGATGCACGGCAGGCGACCTCATCATGTCGCGACTGCGTCTTTAGCAACCTTGAGCGGTGACGCCTTGAGCGACTTGCTGGCCGGCTTGGCTGCGAACTCCATCGGCTCCTTGGTGAAAGGATTGACTCCGCTGCGCGCTTCGGTCGCAGGCTTGTTCACGACCGACATCTTGACGAACCCGGGGATGACGAACTCGCCAGCCTCGTTCAACTCCTTGTAGCCGACGATCGCCAACTGCTCGATGACGGCCTTTACGTCACCTTTGGAAACCTGCGCTCCTTGAGCAATTGCGTCGATGAGCTGGTTCTTGGTCATCTTGGTCACGATGAATTCCTTTGTAAGGCGGAACTATACAATGCGGGAAGTACGCTGGCTTCTGTTGTTCTTGTTCGAGCACGGCAAAGCTACACGAAATTGCCTTCGTTCACTGAGGTGATGAAGTCGACCGGCGTAAAATCTATGGGAAGCGAAAACACAACGATCAGTTCGATCTGTGTTTCCAGCATCGCCTCACTCGTCACAGCTGGACGGCGCATGCCCTATTCGGTATGCAGTTCAATGTTTGAAATCGGCCGATGCAGTAGTCAGCGCGGCAATCAGCCAATCGATCTCGGTTTTCGCAGACGAGTGATGATCGCATGACTTCATTCGCGATGGCAGAGCGAGCCTCATTCTATTTCAAACTTCGTAACGCTCGAGCGGACAGGTCCCCTGCGAAGAAAACTAAGGGCCGCGTTTACTCTGTCGGGAGAGAAGCACAAGCTATTCCCCTCTATCTTACCGGCGATGCCCTAGAGAGATGCCGAGCTTGATTGCCTTTTGACGGAGAGAACCTTCCGTCCTTTTCATTGACTTCGCGATCTTCGCTACGGGCACCCTCGCCTTGGAGTGCGCGCGAAGTTCTTTGACGTCCGCCTTCGTGTACTCGCGGCGGACTACTTTCTTCACTTTCTTTGCCATTGCAACTCTCCACTCGTTGTTGAGCGGGGCTTCTAGCACGAAAGATCAAATTAGCAATCTTGCGACGCGTCGCATTTCGTGCGATTTATAAACCGTTTTAGCGAATTCACTTCCGGCCTGATGCCTGGAAAAGTGCTGCCTTCTATTCAGTCAGCCAGAATTGAGATCCTGAAGGGTCTTCCGGGCGTGATCGCGGCGCGATGTTCGTGCCGCGAGTCATAGTACCGCCGCCAGGTGTACCTCGCATGGGATACGAGTGATGTTGCCGGTCGCGGCGCTGAATCATCCGTGTGTGCGCCTGCACTGGGATGCAGTTACTTAGGAAACGCATTCCTGTAACTCGCCTCGACCTTGGTGATCTCATCGTCGGTCAGTTTGGCAAATTCGTTTTCCCGGCCACGTTTCGACAGAACACCCGTGTTCTGGCGCAGGAAGCGAAACAACAGGTCGACGGTGCCGTCCGGCATGTCGACGATCTCCGTCACGCTACGCCTGAATGTGTCGTAAGCTTCCAGATATCTGGCTTCCGCCGGCAAATCGACATCGATCGTCCTTGCCACGCATTCATAGAGGAATTCGGCGTGAGGCGTGGCGTCGAAAAAACGATAGAAATCGGCCGTCTCGTTGAGGACCCGAACATTCCCTTTGTCTGTCGACTCCCATTTGATGAAAGGCAGCAGGCGGACCGAATAGCTTTCAAGAGTGCGCCGGTAATCGTTAATGCGATCCAGAATAGCGGCGGAGACTGGAAACACCATGCCCGGCGGATTGAAGCCGCGTTCCGCCAGAATATGATGGATCAGATAGCGGTGCAGGCGGCCGTTGCCGTCCGCGAACGGGTGGATATAGATAAACCCGAAGGCGAGGACTGCGGCGGCAAGGACCGCGTCCAGATCCGGCGCTGCCTTGCGGTCGAACGCGACCAGCCCCTCGATCAAGGACGGCAGGTCCTCGTGCCTTGCGCTGATATGGTCCGGCAAGGGCGCGCCGGAGTCGCGGTCCCGGTCGCCCACAAAGCCCCCCTCGTTGCGCAGGCCCAGCAGCACAAAGCGATCGTCGCCGATGACGATGCGTTGCAGGCGCAGCAGTTCGTCGAGGTCGATCGGCTTGCGCCCGGCTTCGCCAATGGCTCTACCCCAGCGTTGAATGCGCTCCTGCGGCGGATGCTCGCCTTCGATCTCAAAGCTTGAGCGCGAGTCCTTTAGCAGCAGGAAGGCGGCCGTGCGCGCCAGCACGTCGGCGGGCAAGTCGGCAATGACCTCACGTGCGCGCGCCGGCAGGTTGCGTTTGGTGAATTCACGTAAGGTCTCTGTCCGGAAGATCATCGGGCAGAAGGACGGCGTCCCAGGCAAATTGCTTTTGACGCGGTGACGCGTGGAGGTAACCGCGGCTGCTGTCCATTGCAAATCGGGATCGACAACGAGCACGTAAGTGCCCTTCTCTGCAGCCGGCAGATCGAGGGTCTTGCCGAGCAGCCACTCGTACAGAAACCAGCTCCGTCGGGCATAGGTGCCGGTCGGCGTGCCCCTGACCATGGCCTCGATCGGCTCTGGTCCGCTTGCCTGAAACAGGGCTTTGAGGATCAGCAGGTCCAGCCCTTCGTATTTGAGGGCGAAGGTCAGATGTCCTTCAAGGCTGGCCAGCGGCGCGTGGCGTGGCGTGTAAATGTGCCAACCGTCTTGCTGGTATGCCTTATGGCGGGGGCCGACGGCGGATAGCGTGCGCGGCATCGGAACTTTCAAGCCGAGGGCGTCGATCAGCGCCGCGTATCCCACCGGCGTGGCGCGTTCGGGCAGCCTCGAGCCGTGAAAAGTCGTTACAGGCTCTGAAAAACGATATTTTGGGGTATTTTCCATGAAAATTCGACCTAGGTCGTGGTAGCCGAGTTGCCCGGTGGGGCAATCTGTCATGAAAAGTCGAAATTTTCCATGAAAATCCATAACTATGACGCCATTTACGTGAAATACAGGGCCTCCGAGGCTGACAAGAGGGATGGCGCGGAACGGGGGTTTCCTTGCTAACCTAATGGATAGAGCATGGTCGTTTCGGCAGGAGATGCGCGGATGCAAACCGCGTGACATTCATGATGGCTATCAGTCATCCGCACCGGCCAGCAGTGGTGTCAGGATCAGCCCATTCAGGAGGCGGCGCATTTGCGCTCAGTTGGATCGCCTCGATTTCAAGCTGGGGTTTGAAGGCGAGCGGACGACCGCGGGGCCTCCTCGCGTTGGGACTGCGGGCGCAAACGACTTTTCCAGGCCGACGGCGTTCTGATTATCTCGGCAACTTCAGCACCGTCAGAAAGCGTTCGCCCTGTTCGCGGGCGACGCGCCGGCGCTGACGGCGTACGCGCCGACCGTGGTGCGTCCACGCCGCAAGCTGCGATAGGCAAAAGTCTGAAGCACTCAGGTTGAGCTTTTCGGCCGCCGGCCTTGAATCACTCCGACGAGCTTCCATACTCTCCGACATGGCGCGTCCATTTTCGGTTATGCAGCAGCCGCGGTTCGTGCGCTAGATCAGCGCTTGTGAAACAATGTCAGGGTTGAGCATGTGCGAAGCCGGTCGTCCGGTGCGTTCGGCCCAAGCCTGGCCGCTGGTCGCCGGGATCGCCAAGGGACGCTCGAGGCCGGCCAGCGCGGCGAACCCGAAACATCACCAGCAATGCCAAGCACTGTGCCTCGACGTCACCGGCTCTCGCGATTATCGCCACATCGTCGGCGCACGCGAGAGAGCTTCGTGGCCGACCTGCCGCAGACGGTCGGGCGAGGTTTCCCCCTTGGTGGCGGCTTCTAGAATTTTGGAGGCCACATGGGTGCGGGCGCCGGTCTCGTGACCGGACACGCCCTCGCAGACCTCTTCGAAGACCGCGCGCAAGAGCGCGGTGGTAGCTGTATCCAACATTGGGA carries:
- a CDS encoding Fic family protein, giving the protein MENTPKYRFSEPVTTFHGSRLPERATPVGYAALIDALGLKVPMPRTLSAVGPRHKAYQQDGWHIYTPRHAPLASLEGHLTFALKYEGLDLLILKALFQASGPEPIEAMVRGTPTGTYARRSWFLYEWLLGKTLDLPAAEKGTYVLVVDPDLQWTAAAVTSTRHRVKSNLPGTPSFCPMIFRTETLREFTKRNLPARAREVIADLPADVLARTAAFLLLKDSRSSFEIEGEHPPQERIQRWGRAIGEAGRKPIDLDELLRLQRIVIGDDRFVLLGLRNEGGFVGDRDRDSGAPLPDHISARHEDLPSLIEGLVAFDRKAAPDLDAVLAAAVLAFGFIYIHPFADGNGRLHRYLIHHILAERGFNPPGMVFPVSAAILDRINDYRRTLESYSVRLLPFIKWESTDKGNVRVLNETADFYRFFDATPHAEFLYECVARTIDVDLPAEARYLEAYDTFRRSVTEIVDMPDGTVDLLFRFLRQNTGVLSKRGRENEFAKLTDDEITKVEASYRNAFPK
- a CDS encoding HU family DNA-binding protein — protein: MTKMTKNQLIDAIAQGAQVSKGDVKAVIEQLAIVGYKELNEAGEFVIPGFVKMSVVNKPATEARSGVNPFTKEPMEFAAKPASKSLKASPLKVAKDAVAT